Sequence from the Pontibacter pudoricolor genome:
TGCTGCTTATAGTTGTTTCCGCCCTTTGTTTCGCGGTCGTACTTGTCCTGGAACTGCCGCATTTCAGCCAGGTGGTTTTTCAATATAATTTCCACTTCTGCTTCATTTTTCGATGTTTTACTGTCCAGGCTGTTTAGTTCTACTTCCAGGGTCTCGGCGTACAGGTGCGCTATATCAAAATGCAGCTGCTCGTGCTGCAACGAGTAGTTTTCCCGGTAGGCCGGTTTCACCCACGATTCGTCTTTAAAAGCTACCGCGTAGGCATCATAGGTTACCCTGCCCGACCAGAAGCTGGTGTCCCGAATTTTCAGAAAAATACTGACCGTGATCTCAGCGCCTTTATGCGCATCCGAAGGTTTGGGGCTTCCTTTAAAATCCTGCCACGTTAGTTTTCGGCCTGTTTCGTAAGCCAGTACATTATAGTCCTGCGCAAAACCCTGCAGCCATAGCAGCAAACCCAAAAAGATCAGAAAAGTCCGTTTCATGTATAGTTTTATAGTTGTATTTCCTGTATAAAGCATAAAACGGGCCAACTGTAAAGTTGGTGGTTAGGTAAATGTAATTTTGGTTGATCATCTGCTGTAACCCGTTGACAATTATAGACCAGACCAGCAAAATGTAAGATATATACGGCAAAAGAACTTCTGCCGTACAGTATAAAGCTCTTTCTGAACTCATA
This genomic interval carries:
- a CDS encoding DUF922 domain-containing protein, whose translation is MKRTFLIFLGLLLWLQGFAQDYNVLAYETGRKLTWQDFKGSPKPSDAHKGAEITVSIFLKIRDTSFWSGRVTYDAYAVAFKDESWVKPAYRENYSLQHEQLHFDIAHLYAETLEVELNSLDSKTSKNEAEVEIILKNHLAEMRQFQDKYDRETKGGNNYKQQVRWARKISKALGILNTTVEV